A stretch of Neisseria subflava DNA encodes these proteins:
- the virB11 gene encoding P-type DNA transfer ATPase VirB11 — MDELNSTISADFLDYQYEVLGITSFLKDPDVTEICINRPGEVFLETSQGWKKVEVNTLNFDRARQFCTAVVNESNTGQRITEAEPMVSLTFPTGQRAQFVIPPACDAGKASITIRLPSKHTKSLSQYSKDGFFSQIIELNGELSPQDKELVELKNNRNYEEFFKKAVEYKKNIVVSGATGSGKTTFMKALVNHIPLSERLISIEDARELFIPHENVVHLLYSKGGQGSSNITAKSCMESCLRMKPDRIILAELRGDESFYFIRNCASGHPGSITSCHAGSTEQTWDQLALMVKASPEGSGLEFEVIKNLLRQTIDIVVHIKAHAGQRYITGIDFNPIKT, encoded by the coding sequence ATGGATGAATTAAACTCAACAATTTCAGCGGATTTCTTAGATTATCAATATGAAGTATTGGGAATTACCTCTTTCTTAAAAGATCCTGATGTGACTGAGATTTGTATTAATAGACCAGGAGAGGTATTTTTAGAAACCTCTCAGGGTTGGAAAAAGGTAGAAGTAAATACGCTAAACTTTGATAGGGCACGTCAGTTCTGTACTGCTGTTGTTAATGAAAGTAATACTGGGCAGCGAATTACGGAAGCGGAGCCGATGGTATCGTTGACATTCCCCACAGGACAACGTGCCCAATTTGTGATTCCTCCTGCCTGTGATGCAGGAAAAGCTTCAATTACAATCCGTTTACCATCAAAACACACAAAGAGCTTAAGCCAGTATAGTAAAGATGGTTTCTTTAGTCAGATTATTGAGTTAAATGGGGAATTATCTCCTCAAGATAAGGAATTAGTCGAACTGAAGAACAATCGGAACTACGAAGAATTTTTTAAAAAAGCCGTTGAATATAAAAAGAATATAGTCGTTTCAGGTGCAACTGGCAGTGGTAAGACTACTTTTATGAAAGCATTGGTTAATCACATTCCTTTAAGTGAGAGACTAATCAGCATTGAGGATGCTAGGGAGCTATTCATTCCTCATGAAAATGTAGTTCATTTGCTTTACTCAAAAGGTGGACAAGGCAGTTCAAATATTACGGCAAAAAGTTGTATGGAATCCTGTCTGCGTATGAAACCGGATAGAATTATTCTAGCAGAGCTACGTGGTGACGAATCATTTTATTTTATTCGAAATTGTGCATCTGGACACCCGGGATCTATTACAAGTTGCCATGCAGGTAGCACGGAACAAACATGGGATCAATTAGCATTAATGGTAAAAGCATCACCAGAAGGAAGTGGTCTGGAGTTTGAAGTTATTAAAAATCTGCTCAGGCAGACCATTGATATTGTTGTACACATTAAAGCTCATGCTGGACAACGTTATATTACGGGTATTGATTTTAACCCTATTAAAACTTGA
- a CDS encoding calcium-binding protein has translation MTKLNEKAETQLKILGFHKTQFNSTMSELDRIKADYELVRQINQFSSKGQGFFKVTNSKSNAYYDSNDRNIYFRPGTVYTTATAVAHEIGHALGKYQAKSASYYNTAKAYAQARGYGEAEAIFNEARMIAYEERNNGSAYSTQISGDLYPYIKGKSFEQVKDLIARQNMYGMRPNSEENGSIRLSYYEKDIYYFLNNRTNFAKDFSEAFLRPEDKQVFVKHMADYDTFGNKGNNKVVADGSYSRDSLLIGRSKTFLKSGAYMYGDAGDDILKGTNQNDILLGGSGNDVLIGGNGNDVLAGNSGRDKLFGGKGHDKYRADNLDIIRDSDGKGEVSLNGHILQGGVRDLSQPNRFVYRSAGIVYEWDRNTGTLDVNGLKIENFKNGDLGIHLQEKKTGQYSRGVRDSNSIRVHSATGIDSTKILHQPKSNIAHAPVPGDWDNMQSVKPLKLEAIPQHAQNIYQQSKQIFTEFCNKKDISYDERSLDNIAMALTAEGYANKMRGASLINIKENGQILIGDKAPELRTASVDMQKAAVTPIEESLIKVQVTAQQFELETQQRQLSQVQARGI, from the coding sequence ATGACTAAATTAAACGAAAAAGCAGAAACTCAATTAAAAATATTAGGTTTCCATAAAACACAATTTAATTCCACCATGTCAGAATTAGACAGGATAAAGGCAGATTATGAGCTGGTTAGACAGATTAATCAGTTTAGCAGTAAAGGACAGGGTTTTTTCAAAGTTACAAATAGTAAGAGTAATGCGTATTATGACTCCAACGATAGAAACATCTATTTCCGACCAGGAACAGTGTATACTACTGCCACAGCAGTAGCCCATGAAATAGGACATGCATTGGGTAAATATCAGGCTAAATCAGCGAGTTATTATAATACTGCTAAAGCTTATGCTCAAGCACGAGGCTATGGAGAAGCAGAGGCAATCTTTAATGAAGCACGTATGATTGCTTATGAAGAGCGAAATAATGGAAGTGCTTATAGTACTCAAATTAGCGGTGATCTTTATCCTTATATCAAGGGTAAATCTTTCGAGCAAGTTAAGGATTTGATTGCTCGCCAAAATATGTATGGTATGCGTCCAAATTCAGAAGAAAATGGATCTATTAGATTGAGTTATTACGAAAAAGATATTTATTACTTTCTGAATAACCGTACTAATTTTGCCAAAGACTTTTCTGAGGCATTCTTAAGACCGGAAGATAAACAAGTATTTGTCAAACATATGGCAGATTATGATACGTTTGGAAATAAGGGTAACAATAAAGTCGTTGCTGATGGATCATATAGCCGTGATAGTTTATTAATAGGCAGATCTAAGACTTTCTTAAAAAGTGGTGCATATATGTATGGAGATGCCGGTGATGATATTCTAAAAGGTACTAATCAAAATGACATTTTATTAGGCGGTAGTGGTAATGATGTATTAATTGGTGGTAATGGTAATGATGTTTTAGCCGGTAATTCCGGAAGAGATAAATTATTTGGTGGTAAAGGACATGACAAATATCGTGCTGATAATTTAGATATTATCCGAGATTCAGACGGCAAGGGTGAAGTGTCATTAAATGGCCATATATTACAGGGTGGTGTACGTGATTTATCTCAACCAAACCGTTTCGTTTACCGTAGTGCTGGAATAGTATATGAATGGGATAGAAATACGGGGACATTAGATGTAAATGGTCTTAAAATTGAAAATTTCAAAAATGGGGATTTAGGCATTCATTTACAAGAAAAGAAAACAGGCCAATATAGTAGAGGTGTCAGAGATAGTAATAGTATTAGAGTACATTCTGCTACAGGAATAGACAGTACTAAGATTTTACATCAACCTAAGAGCAACATAGCGCATGCTCCTGTTCCTGGCGATTGGGATAATATGCAATCTGTGAAGCCTTTAAAGTTGGAAGCTATCCCACAACATGCTCAAAATATCTATCAGCAAAGTAAACAAATTTTTACTGAATTCTGTAATAAAAAGGATATTAGCTACGATGAAAGAAGCTTAGATAATATTGCTATGGCATTGACTGCTGAAGGATATGCAAATAAGATGCGAGGGGCTTCTTTAATCAATATCAAAGAGAATGGTCAGATTCTTATTGGTGACAAGGCTCCTGAATTAAGAACTGCTTCTGTGGATATGCAAAAAGCTGCAGTTACACCGATAGAGGAAAGTCTTATAAAGGTACAGGTAACAGCTCAGCAATTTGAATTAGAAACACAGCAAAGACAGTTGTCACAAGTACAAGCTCGGGGAATATAG
- a CDS encoding type IV secretory system conjugative DNA transfer family protein, with product MTLKNKSIVTVFLLLISLLLGCYLSGFILLQWLGLDKTPLLLTTWFKYYNTLDIPQVAKYSLQIKTSGIVGFGLTFLIGLIGLIPIWRTASQSLHGEARFAGMADLSKAGFFKQTDTSIVVGKYNGKLLHYNGQQFALLAAPTRSGKGVGIVIPNLLSYKGSVVVLDIKQENFNLTSGYRKEVLGQEVYLFNPFAEDGRTHRWNPFTYVSSDPDQRVSDLMSIAAMLYPDGDSRDKFWVAQARNAFLAFSLYCFDEHEAMADFPVEGKENEPACTLGKIYRLSSGNGTELKEYFTSLSQQPYLSEATKTAFSGLISQEKETFGSIMGTFKEPLNPWINPVIDSATSADDFLLTDVRKKKMTIYIGILPNKLAESRVIVNLFFSQLINQNTKELPQDNPDLKHQCMLLMDEFTSIGKVEIIAHSVSYMAGYNIRLFPIIQSVAQLDAVYGKEYARTIITNHALQIIYTPREQQDANEYSEMLGYTTVKRKNVSRGRERSVSESEERRALMLPQELKAMSQDKEIILYEGMSHPAQVGKIRYYQDGTFTKRLMGAVKVASLKGKR from the coding sequence ATGACTCTAAAAAACAAATCTATTGTCACGGTATTTCTATTATTAATCTCTTTGTTATTGGGTTGTTATTTATCAGGTTTTATCCTACTACAATGGTTAGGCTTAGATAAAACCCCTTTGCTGCTCACAACATGGTTTAAATACTATAATACATTAGATATTCCTCAAGTTGCCAAATACTCGTTACAGATTAAAACTTCAGGAATTGTTGGATTTGGTTTAACCTTTTTGATTGGCCTGATTGGTTTAATTCCTATTTGGCGTACTGCCTCCCAGAGTCTTCATGGGGAGGCACGATTTGCCGGAATGGCTGATTTGTCAAAAGCTGGATTTTTTAAACAGACGGATACCTCAATTGTTGTTGGTAAATACAACGGTAAATTATTACATTACAATGGCCAGCAATTCGCCTTATTAGCGGCTCCAACTCGATCTGGTAAAGGTGTCGGCATCGTAATACCGAATCTATTAAGCTATAAAGGATCGGTAGTAGTATTGGATATTAAACAGGAAAACTTCAACTTGACTAGTGGCTACCGTAAAGAGGTGTTAGGCCAGGAAGTATATCTATTTAATCCATTTGCTGAAGATGGTAGGACGCATCGTTGGAATCCGTTTACCTACGTTTCTTCCGATCCGGACCAACGAGTGTCGGACTTGATGTCGATAGCTGCAATGTTGTATCCGGATGGAGATAGTCGTGATAAGTTCTGGGTGGCGCAGGCAAGAAATGCATTTTTGGCATTTTCACTTTATTGTTTTGATGAGCATGAAGCAATGGCTGATTTTCCTGTGGAGGGCAAAGAAAATGAGCCAGCCTGTACATTAGGAAAAATATACCGCCTTTCATCAGGTAATGGAACAGAGCTTAAGGAGTATTTTACATCTTTATCGCAACAACCATATCTCAGCGAGGCTACAAAAACAGCTTTTTCTGGCTTAATTTCTCAAGAAAAAGAAACTTTCGGTTCTATCATGGGGACATTTAAAGAACCTTTAAACCCATGGATTAATCCCGTCATTGATTCCGCTACTTCAGCTGATGATTTTCTGTTAACTGACGTACGTAAAAAGAAAATGACTATCTATATCGGCATTCTTCCCAATAAACTTGCTGAATCAAGGGTCATTGTCAACCTATTTTTCTCTCAACTTATCAACCAGAATACGAAAGAGCTGCCTCAGGACAACCCAGATTTGAAACATCAATGTATGCTGTTGATGGATGAGTTCACAAGTATTGGTAAAGTTGAAATTATTGCTCATTCCGTCAGCTATATGGCAGGTTACAACATTCGCCTATTTCCGATTATCCAATCAGTTGCCCAGCTGGATGCTGTCTATGGCAAAGAATATGCACGTACCATTATCACTAACCATGCTTTGCAAATTATCTATACTCCTAGAGAACAGCAGGATGCAAACGAATACTCCGAAATGCTGGGTTATACCACAGTGAAAAGAAAAAATGTCAGCCGTGGACGCGAACGTAGTGTATCGGAAAGCGAAGAACGTCGCGCACTGATGTTGCCGCAAGAGTTAAAGGCAATGAGCCAAGATAAAGAAATTATCCTTTACGAAGGTATGTCACATCCGGCGCAAGTGGGGAAAATCCGTTATTACCAAGATGGAACATTTACCAAACGACTGATGGGGGCAGTGAAAGTTGCCTCGTTAAAAGGAAAACGGTAA
- a CDS encoding PEP/pyruvate-binding domain-containing protein, translating into MKPAFCLPILFLLSACRPEAETVDTAAPTARKPSYYESEKRQTAVTPVKTQVPALSAIKSQADFDLLSRIYEQGNEYEIPHILFLIDREDDGRTDYINTPKFRLHEHYLATILKPMLSKIELNQQYRSPNRRYLFGTISWQNSTQEYVYEFWEGDKITPELLRLAAGRLKDSFYAPLRYKTNSLWQETVAEQSEVPFITQESLIKNFPYLPLNQGKAIGTLRVITKGDDLYNVGADDIIILKEVPLELPPVAGIISEKPSTALSHVNVLARGWGIPNIYLKDAEKILAPYIGRRIEFEATAKQYRIVQTNRNTTSKSFSDGLTLPQPDVSDYGLRALSNLRRDDSRYCGSKAANLGHIRAHIKGSNVPDGFCIPFAYYQAMMDRLGINATTLAQIETQSDGDNRKRRTALLTLQKKITDAEIPSEWKHRWAEQWRNQLNSKGVFVRSSSNSEDLPNFSGAGLYTTVPNVTDENALAEAVKQSWASVFNYSAYEARRIAGLPHDSVKMSVFVQQSINADLSGVLVTINPYDIAQKNSSYIAAKRGLGIRVVEGKRVAEQVVYNRRNDSVQRLSSSNETTALQLDKNGGVREVPITSGNVMNQEQIRRLDQTGQQIKQLFANGEQDIEWAFDNGKLVILQARPYLNGTR; encoded by the coding sequence ATGAAACCTGCTTTTTGCCTCCCAATATTGTTTTTACTTTCAGCGTGCCGTCCTGAAGCTGAGACAGTCGATACGGCTGCACCAACGGCGCGTAAGCCTTCTTATTACGAGTCTGAAAAGCGTCAAACTGCAGTCACTCCAGTTAAAACACAAGTTCCTGCGTTATCTGCAATCAAAAGCCAAGCCGATTTTGACTTACTTTCGCGTATCTATGAGCAAGGTAATGAATATGAAATTCCTCATATCCTCTTTCTCATCGATCGTGAAGACGACGGCCGTACCGACTACATCAATACTCCCAAATTTCGGCTGCACGAGCACTATCTGGCTACTATCTTGAAACCCATGCTGTCGAAAATTGAATTGAATCAACAATACCGTAGTCCTAACCGGCGTTATCTGTTTGGCACTATCAGTTGGCAGAATAGTACTCAGGAATATGTTTATGAGTTTTGGGAAGGAGACAAAATCACGCCTGAATTGTTGAGATTGGCAGCAGGCCGTCTGAAAGACAGTTTCTATGCTCCGTTGCGTTATAAAACCAATTCTTTATGGCAGGAAACCGTTGCCGAACAAAGTGAAGTTCCTTTTATTACCCAAGAAAGTTTGATTAAGAATTTCCCCTACCTGCCTCTAAACCAAGGTAAAGCGATAGGCACATTACGCGTTATTACCAAAGGAGATGATCTTTATAATGTCGGCGCCGACGATATTATTATTTTGAAAGAGGTTCCCCTAGAGCTGCCACCTGTGGCAGGGATTATCAGCGAGAAACCATCTACTGCACTATCGCATGTGAATGTATTGGCACGCGGCTGGGGGATTCCCAATATTTACCTTAAAGACGCAGAAAAAATCCTAGCCCCATATATTGGCCGTCGTATCGAATTTGAAGCGACTGCTAAGCAATACCGAATTGTCCAAACCAACCGGAACACTACCAGTAAAAGCTTTTCAGACGGCCTTACCCTGCCCCAACCTGATGTTTCCGATTATGGCCTTAGGGCTTTGTCAAACCTGCGCCGTGATGACAGCCGTTACTGCGGCAGTAAGGCTGCCAACCTCGGTCATATCCGCGCCCATATTAAAGGTAGTAATGTACCTGACGGATTCTGCATTCCGTTTGCCTATTATCAAGCCATGATGGATAGGCTGGGTATTAATGCAACAACACTGGCCCAAATCGAAACACAAAGTGATGGAGACAACCGCAAGCGACGCACTGCTTTACTCACACTGCAGAAAAAAATTACCGATGCCGAAATCCCGTCAGAATGGAAACACAGATGGGCTGAACAATGGCGCAATCAATTAAACAGCAAAGGCGTGTTTGTCCGCAGCTCCTCTAATTCCGAAGACTTGCCCAATTTCAGCGGCGCAGGGCTATACACCACCGTGCCAAATGTTACCGATGAAAACGCGTTGGCCGAAGCAGTGAAGCAATCTTGGGCTTCCGTTTTCAATTACAGCGCATACGAAGCCCGCCGTATTGCCGGTTTGCCTCACGATAGCGTGAAAATGAGTGTCTTTGTGCAACAAAGCATCAATGCAGATCTCTCCGGCGTGTTGGTTACCATCAATCCTTATGATATTGCTCAGAAAAACAGCTCCTACATTGCCGCCAAACGCGGGTTGGGTATTCGTGTCGTTGAGGGTAAACGGGTAGCCGAACAGGTGGTCTATAACCGTCGCAATGATTCTGTACAACGTCTCAGCTCCTCTAATGAAACCACAGCATTGCAACTGGATAAAAATGGTGGAGTACGGGAGGTGCCTATAACCAGTGGTAACGTGATGAATCAAGAACAAATACGTCGCCTTGACCAAACCGGCCAACAAATCAAACAGCTATTTGCCAATGGTGAGCAGGACATCGAATGGGCGTTTGACAACGGTAAGCTTGTTATCCTCCAAGCACGACCGTATCTAAACGGCACACGTTAA
- a CDS encoding NAD(P)H-dependent oxidoreductase, whose protein sequence is MNILLLDGGKEFGHSHGELNHTLHKKAKEVLTALGHNVKETVIDAGYDVEAEIEKFLWMDAVIWQMPGWWMHEPWTVKKYIDEVLTAGHGKLYHSDGRHRVNPTEGYGTGGLLQNKKHMLSLTWNAPIGAFTREGDFFEGKGVDALYMHFHKLNEFIGLTRLPTFLCNDVIKNPQVAQYLADYQAHLEKVFG, encoded by the coding sequence ATGAATATTTTATTACTAGACGGTGGAAAAGAGTTCGGTCATTCGCATGGCGAGTTAAATCACACGCTTCACAAAAAAGCGAAAGAAGTTTTGACCGCACTTGGACACAATGTAAAAGAAACTGTAATTGATGCCGGCTATGATGTTGAAGCAGAAATCGAAAAATTCTTGTGGATGGATGCCGTGATTTGGCAGATGCCAGGTTGGTGGATGCACGAACCTTGGACAGTGAAAAAATACATAGACGAAGTATTAACCGCCGGACACGGCAAACTTTACCACAGTGATGGTCGCCATCGTGTCAATCCGACTGAAGGCTACGGCACAGGTGGCTTGTTGCAAAACAAAAAACACATGCTTTCACTTACATGGAATGCCCCGATTGGAGCGTTCACTCGTGAAGGAGACTTCTTTGAAGGAAAAGGCGTGGATGCGTTATATATGCACTTTCACAAACTCAACGAGTTCATCGGCTTGACCCGTCTGCCGACATTCTTATGTAACGATGTGATTAAAAATCCACAAGTAGCACAATACTTAGCAGACTACCAAGCACACTTGGAAAAAGTGTTTGGTTAA
- the nadB gene encoding L-aspartate oxidase — protein sequence MQTDCDVLIAGNGLAALTLALSLPESFRIVILCKNRLDDTASRHAQGGIAAAWSREDDIEKHVADTLEAGAGLCDEAAVRAILSQGKPAIEWLLAQGVAFDRNPDGLHLTREGGHTCRRIAHVADYTGEAVMQSLIAQIRGYPNIRVYEQQMALDIQTESGAACGLTVLDCRTQETYRIRARHTVLAGGGLGQIYAATTTPPECTGDAIAMAIRAGCAVENLEFIQFHPTGLARSSENGRTFLISEAVRGEGGILTNQAGERFMPHYDRRAELAPRDIVARAIAAEIAKQTQDFVSLDISRQPAEFVRQHFPSIHQHCLSQCGLDITRQAIPVRPVQHYTCGGIQTDPSGRTSLPQLYALGETACTGLHGANRLASNSLLECVVTARLAAQTIADGQTFRTVPSKRPSEHSSAEAGIFSDDLQNTFSRPVLQAFNQHHLGILRNDTGLRRAIAQLRLWKQNQAEPHTASEYENHNLLECSLAVAQAAYRRRQNIGAHFNSEL from the coding sequence ATGCAAACCGATTGCGACGTATTGATTGCCGGAAACGGGCTGGCGGCACTGACGCTCGCCCTGTCGCTGCCTGAATCGTTCCGCATCGTCATTTTGTGCAAAAACCGGCTGGACGACACCGCCAGCCGTCATGCGCAAGGCGGGATTGCGGCGGCGTGGTCGAGAGAGGACGACATCGAAAAACACGTTGCCGATACTTTGGAAGCGGGCGCGGGTTTGTGCGACGAAGCCGCCGTCCGCGCCATCCTGTCGCAGGGCAAACCGGCAATCGAATGGCTGTTGGCGCAGGGCGTGGCGTTCGACCGAAATCCTGACGGCCTGCACCTGACGCGCGAAGGCGGGCATACCTGCCGTCGAATCGCCCACGTCGCCGACTACACGGGTGAAGCCGTCATGCAGAGCCTGATTGCCCAAATACGCGGCTACCCGAACATCCGCGTTTACGAGCAGCAGATGGCGTTGGACATCCAAACCGAATCAGGCGCAGCGTGCGGACTGACCGTCCTCGACTGCCGAACGCAAGAAACCTACCGCATCCGCGCCCGCCATACCGTACTCGCGGGCGGCGGCTTGGGACAGATTTACGCCGCCACCACCACACCGCCCGAATGCACGGGCGACGCCATCGCCATGGCGATACGCGCAGGCTGCGCAGTCGAAAACCTCGAATTTATCCAATTCCACCCCACAGGCTTGGCAAGGTCGTCTGAAAACGGCCGCACCTTCCTGATTTCCGAAGCCGTGCGCGGCGAAGGCGGCATCCTGACCAACCAAGCGGGCGAACGGTTTATGCCGCATTACGACCGCCGCGCCGAACTCGCGCCGCGCGACATCGTTGCCCGCGCCATCGCCGCCGAAATCGCCAAACAAACGCAAGACTTCGTCTCACTCGACATCAGCCGCCAACCCGCAGAGTTCGTCCGTCAGCATTTCCCGTCCATTCACCAGCACTGCCTGTCCCAATGCGGTTTGGACATCACGCGCCAAGCCATCCCCGTCCGCCCCGTGCAACACTACACCTGCGGCGGCATCCAAACCGACCCCAGCGGCAGAACCTCCCTGCCGCAGCTCTACGCCTTAGGCGAAACCGCCTGCACAGGGCTGCACGGAGCCAACCGCCTCGCCAGCAATTCCCTGCTCGAATGCGTCGTGACCGCCAGGCTTGCCGCTCAAACCATCGCGGACGGACAAACATTCCGAACCGTACCGTCCAAAAGGCCGTCTGAACACTCATCCGCCGAAGCAGGCATCTTTTCAGACGACCTCCAAAACACATTCAGCCGCCCCGTCCTGCAAGCGTTCAACCAACACCATTTGGGCATTCTCCGCAACGATACCGGCCTACGCCGCGCCATCGCCCAACTGCGGCTTTGGAAACAAAACCAAGCCGAGCCGCACACCGCGTCCGAATACGAAAACCACAACCTGCTCGAATGCAGCCTCGCCGTCGCCCAAGCCGCATATAGGCGGAGACAGAACATCGGCGCACATTTTAATAGTGAATTGTAA
- a CDS encoding histidine phosphatase family protein: protein MSKQLTFYFIRHGRTQWNEQGLLQGSGNSPLTEQGIAGAQKTGVALQQVEFTAAYSSILQRAIDTAGHIIGQRPIPLFQHCGLNEQSFGSWEGMQIADLRKLTEFKQLTNDPAAYKALSNGGETFEQLAVRAMAAIYDIIKVHQSGANILVVSHGHTLRLLLSLLGGATWENHRDEGKSVSLLNTSISIVKYNSKSGFHIEQLNDVAHLQ from the coding sequence ATGTCAAAACAGCTCACATTTTATTTTATTCGCCATGGCCGTACCCAATGGAACGAACAGGGGCTTTTGCAGGGATCCGGCAATTCACCACTGACCGAACAAGGAATTGCAGGAGCTCAGAAAACCGGCGTAGCGCTACAACAAGTAGAATTTACCGCTGCTTATTCAAGCATTTTACAACGTGCCATTGATACGGCTGGCCATATTATCGGCCAGCGTCCCATCCCTCTTTTTCAACACTGTGGACTAAATGAGCAATCTTTTGGAAGTTGGGAAGGTATGCAGATCGCCGACTTGCGGAAGCTAACCGAATTCAAACAACTGACCAATGACCCGGCAGCTTATAAAGCATTAAGTAATGGTGGCGAAACCTTTGAACAATTAGCAGTACGTGCAATGGCCGCCATTTACGATATTATTAAGGTACATCAATCGGGAGCCAATATTTTAGTGGTATCGCATGGCCATACCTTGCGGCTTTTATTATCCTTACTAGGCGGAGCGACTTGGGAAAACCATCGTGATGAGGGTAAATCTGTATCATTGTTGAATACTTCGATCAGTATTGTAAAATACAATAGTAAAAGCGGTTTTCATATTGAGCAACTTAATGATGTGGCTCATTTACAATGA